From Brassica oleracea var. oleracea cultivar TO1000 chromosome C3, BOL, whole genome shotgun sequence, a single genomic window includes:
- the LOC106329737 gene encoding putative pumilio homolog 20: MANGGDLTATGASIEQESPVVPPPPPREIPTANIPPPRFTAPNRVNLTEENQSLLNSIRSSAALTPQERNRLFNLMTSSEENGAAQFREVVSRSDLRRMASLLTSDLDRFLEMARNKNGYNRIQE, encoded by the coding sequence ATGGCAAACGGCGGCGATCTTACCGCCACAGGAGCATCCATCGAACAAGAGTCTCCGGTGGTTCCTCCTCCTCCTCCACGTGAAATCCCCACCGCCAATATCCCTCCTCCAAGATTCACCGCACCAAACAGAGTCAATCTTACTGAAGAGAATCAATCTTTACTCAACTCAATTCGCTCCTCAGCCGCCTTAACTCCTCAAGAAAGGAACAGGTTGTTCAACTTAATGACTAGCAGCGAAGAAAACGGTGCGGCTCAGTTTAGAGAGGTGGTCTCAAGAAGCGATCTTCGGAGGATGGCCTCGTTGCTGACGTCAGATCTCGATCGTTTCTTGGAGATGGCAAGAAACAAGAACGGCTACAACCGCATACAGGAGTGA
- the LOC106329738 gene encoding putative pumilio homolog 19 — MANRGDHPTVPPPRRRFTSPPRRVTLTEENQSLLNSFRSPAALTPQETATCTQSLFNLMTSSDASQFRELVSRLGYGSDLRRMVSLLTSNTAPFLQTARNANGSNRMQDLIGKTDDVDNLFLIAILRRFFDVMCDCDSSRVALRGLRVFSQEKRAAMHDHVLHGAVDLALDPDGYVVLNEIINGLDPRSFYGDRLLYVVARNAHQLSDHAFGSRVVQRVLQLNDLRCTRDVAVSLRGHCVYLSLTKYGSYVVEMLLDTEEEAVMVADEFLWGCNGEKLALLARNEFGSFVVLKALRVTREMYRRDLFGVLVDKLMPFVHHLGGFHGRVRAFLDSL; from the coding sequence ATGGCAAACCGCGGCGATCACCCGACGGTTCCTCCTCCTCGTCGACGATTCACCTCACCACCAAGAAGAGTCACTCTCACTGAAGAGAATCAATCTTTACTCAACTCATTTCGCTCCCCCGCCGCCTTAACTCCTCAAGAAACGGCCACGTGTACGCAATCCTTGTTCAACCTAATGACTAGCAGCGACGCGTCCCAGTTCAGAGAGCTGGTCTCAAGACTAGGCTACGGAAGCGATCTCCGGAGGATGGTCTCGCTGCTGACGTCGAACACCGCTCCCTTCTTGCAGACCGCAAGAAACGCGAACGGCTCCAACCGCATGCAAGACCTCATCGGCAAAACAGACGACGTAGACAACCTCTTCTTGATCGCTATCTTGCGCCGCTTCTTCGACGTCATGTGCGACTGCGACTCCTCCCGCGTCGCGTTACGAGGGTTGCGAGTGTTCAGCCAGGAGAAGAGAGCGGCGATGCACGACCACGTTCTCCACGGCGCGGTTGACCTAGCGCTTGACCCTGACGGCTACGTCGTGCTGAACGAGATCATAAACGGCTTGGACCCGCGCTCTTTCTACGGAGACCGGCTCTTGTACGTGGTGGCGCGCAACGCTCACCAGTTAAGCGACCATGCTTTTGGAAGCCGTGTGGTCCAACGCGTGCTTCAGCTCAATGACTTGCGTTGCACGCGTGATGTTGCGGTTAGCCTCAGGGGCCATTGCGTTTACCTATCGCTTACAAAGTATGGAAGCTACGTCGTGGAGATGCTTTTGGATACGGAGGAGGAGGCGGTTATGGTGGCGGATGAGTTTTTGTGGGGGTGTAATGGAGAGAAGTTAGCGTTGCTGGCGAGGAATGAGTTTGGGAGTTTCGTGGTGTTGAAGGCACTGAGAGTGACGCGGGAGATGTATAGGAGGGATCTTTTTGGGGTTTTGGTGGATAAGCTCATGCCCTTTGTTCATCACTTAGGTGGGTTTCATGGACGCGTTCGAGCATTCTTGGACTCGCTTTAG
- the LOC106334988 gene encoding E3 ubiquitin-protein ligase RING1-like, with product MPSPSTPITSSYWCYSCMRFVSVWSESEQGATTVSVSCPHCDGGFIEEITDPSSAAAAELTPPPSTEVRSIINNRRSIIRRRRSTPHPSFNPVIVLQGGDGERDDGEEEEARDRRRAYEFYYDDGSGLGLRPLPDSVSEILMGSGFERLLEQLSQIDAAAGIGLGRSGNPPASKSAIESLPRVEISDCHVGAEANCAVCTEVFEAESEAREMPCKHIFHEDCIVPWLSIRNSCPVCRFELPSESNGEEGDNNPVGMTIWRLPGGGFAVGRFNAAMREGERVLPVVLTEMDGGGIGGNSDGPRRISWVRANGTFESGSNNGGGGGSGSGGRLRRMFRGMVSLMRRVRPNRTVSSSSNQLGLDSEVETRVMDRSNSVLRRYFGRSRSNRDSSVLH from the coding sequence ATGCCGTCGCCGTCAACGCCCATAACGTCGTCGTATTGGTGTTACAGCTGCATGCGATTCGTCAGCGTCTGGTCCGAATCCGAACAAGGCGCTACCACCGTCAGCGTCTCCTGCCCGCACTGCGACGGCGGTTTCATCGAAGAGATCACCGATCCCTCCTCCGCCGCCGCTGCCGAACTAACTCCTCCACCTTCCACCGAAGTCAGATCGATCATCAACAACCGCAGATCTATAATCAGACGCCGGAGATCCACTCCTCATCCTTCCTTTAATCCAGTCATCGTCCTCCAAGGAGGCGACGGCGAGAGAGACGATGGAGAAGAAGAAGAGGCTAGAGATCGACGACGCGCGTACGAGTTTTACTACGACGACGGATCCGGATTAGGCCTTAGACCTCTTCCCGATTCTGTATCGGAGATCTTGATGGGATCGGGGTTCGAGCGGTTACTCGAGCAGTTAAGTCAGATCGACGCCGCGGCGGGGATCGGACTCGGTAGATCTGGGAACCCTCCGGCGTCGAAATCGGCGATTGAGTCTTTGCCGAGAGTCGAAATCTCCGATTGCCACGTGGGCGCGGAGGCTAATTGCGCTGTGTGCACTGAGGTCTTCGAGGCGGAGAGTGAGGCGCGTGAGATGCCGTGTAAGCATATTTTCCACGAGGACTGTATCGTTCCGTGGCTATCGATACGAAACTCGTGCCCCGTCTGCCGTTTTGAGCTGCCTTCGGAGTCTAACGGCGAGGAAGGTGATAACAACCCCGTGGGGATGACGATATGGAGACTCCCTGGAGGGGGATTCGCGGTGGGGAGGTTTAATGCAGCGATGAGAGAAGGGGAGAGAGTGTTGCCGGTTGTGTTGACGGAGATGGACGGTGGTGGGATTGGTGGTAATAGCGACGGTCCTAGACGGATCTCGTGGGTTAGAGCTAATGGGACATTTGAGTCAGGTAGTAACAACGGTGGTGGTGGTGGCTCTGGCTCGGGAGGTAGATTGAGACGGATGTTTCGTGGAATGGTGTCGTTGATGAGGAGAGTGAGACCAAACCGTACTGTTTCGTCTTCTTCGAATCAACTGGGTTTGGACAGTGAAGTAGAAACTAGGGTTATGGATCGGTCGAATTCAGTGCTGAGGAGATACTTTGGGCGAAGCAGAAGTAACAGAGATTCTTCAGTTCTGCATTGA
- the LOC106328915 gene encoding 1-aminocyclopropane-1-carboxylate oxidase homolog 12-like, protein MVTKTSVEFDPYMERKAFDQTKEGVKGLVDAKITEVPRIFHVPQDSLTDKKPNSVTDLEIPTIDFASVHLATASREAVAEKVKYAAEKWGFFQVINHGVPLNVLEEIQDGVRRFHEEDPEVKKRYFSRDLANKNFVYNSNFDLYGSSPSVNWRDTFACYIAPDPPTPEELPVTCRDALFEYSKHVMSLGGLLFELLSEALGLEPDILKSKGCLKSLLMICHYYPPCPQPDLTLGTSKHSDNSFITVLLQDNIGGLQILHQDSWVDVAPLPGALIINIGDFLQLMTNDKFVSVEHRVLANRQGPRISVASFFSSSKRANSTVYGPMKELVSEENPPKYRDITIKEYTDGYNEKGLDGTSHLLNFRI, encoded by the exons ATGGTGACCAAAACCTCGGTCGAGTTCGATCCATATATGGAGCGAAAAGCTTTCGACCAGACGAAAGAAGGTGTAAAAGGGTTGGTCGACGCTAAAATCACCGAAGTCCCACGTATATTCCATGTCCCTCAAGATTCCTTGACAGACAAGAAACCTAACTCTGTTACAGACCTAGAGATCCCTACCATCGACTTTGCAAGCGTCCACCTCGCCACAGCGTCACGTGAAGCCGTTGCAGAGAAGGTCAAATACGCGGCGGAGAAGTGGGGATTCTTCCAGGTGATCAATCATGGTGTTCCTTTGAACGTTCTCGAAGAGATTCAAGATGGAGTTCGTAGGTTTCACGAGGAAGATCCTGAGGTGAAGAAACGATATTTCTCGCGTGATCTCGCCAACAAAAACTTTGTCTACAATAGTAACTTCGATCTATACGGTTCATCGCCATCTGTTAACTGGAGAGATACTTTCGCTTGTTATATAGCTCCAGATCCTCCAACTCCTGAGGAACTCCCAGTGACTTGCAG GGATGCTTTGTTCGAATACTCAAAACATGTGATGAGTCTAGGTGGTTTACTCTTTGAGCTTCTCTCAGAAGCATTAGGTTTGGAACCTGATATCCTGAAGAGCAAGGGGTGCTTGAAGAGTTTGCTTATGATCTGCCATTATTACCCACCTTGTCCACAACCTGACCTAACTTTGGGGACAAGTAAACACTCCGACAACTCCTTCATCACGGTTCTTCTTCAAGACAACATCGGTGGCCTACAAATTCTTCATCAAGATTCTTGGGTTGATGTGGCTCCTCTTCCTGGAGCTCTCATCATCAACATTGGAGATTTCTTGCAG CTGATGACGAACGATAAGTTTGTAAGTGTGGAGCATAGGGTGCTTGCGAATAGACAAGGTCCAAGGATATCAGTTGCAAGCTTTTTTAGCTCAAGTAAACGTGCCAATTCCACAGTTTATGGACCAATGAAAGAGCTTGTGTCTGAAGAAAACCCTCCAAAATACAGAGATATAACCATAAAAGAATACACAGATGGATACAATGAGAAAGGTCTGGATGGAACATCACATCTCTTGAATTTCAGGATATGA
- the LOC106329739 gene encoding uncharacterized protein LOC106329739 — MHTFFNCPFAQEVWKLILLRQVVHLATEVDFKKAVIAFRRVICLSPSGVSSTILPWVCWALWTARNTLLFEKRTLTPTEVATKALRLAREWINAQSHQIQSTNALPQSKRKPQTRSNTDDTPICKSDAAYDAQSRRAGLAWIINKPSESMIYRESKTHGFVPSPLVAEALALRAGLIDAVKLELPKLRMLSDNSTLIRAINNDAQAKEIFGIINDIQQISSAFVEISFSHISRSFNEDADRLAKLSLSIS, encoded by the coding sequence ATGCATACCTTTTTCAACTGCCCTTTTGCTCAGGAAGTCTGGAAACTAATCCTTTTACGACAAGTAGTTCACCTAGCTACGGAGGTCGACTTCAAGAAGGCGGTGATTGCGTTTAGGAGAGTAATCTGCCTCTCACCTTCGGGAGTCTCCTCAACTATTCTCCCATGGGTGTGCTGGGCTTTGTGGACAGCTCGTAACACGCTCTTGTTTGAAAAGCGAACCCTTACTCCTACAGAAGTAGCAACCAAGGCGTTAAGACTGGCAAGAGAATGGATAAATGCACAATCTCATCAGATACAATCAACGAACGCCTTACCCCAATCGAAGAGAAAGCCTCAGACCAGAAGCAACACCGACGATACACCGATATGCAAATCGGACGCAGCTTACGATGCTCAATCAAGGAGAGCAGGCCTCGCATGGATCATCAATAAGCCATCAGAAAGCATGATCTACCGAGAATCGAAGACCCATGGATTTGTACCCTCACCTCTAGTAGCGGAAGCGCTGGCGCTCCGTGCTGGACTGATCGACGCAGTGAAGCTCGAGCTCCCTAAGCTCCGGATGCTCTCTGACAACTCAACGCTCATTAGAGCAATCAACAACGACGCGCAGGCGAAAGAGATCTTTGGTATCATCAACGATATTCAACAAATCTCTTCTGCGTTTGTCGAGATATCGTTCTCACACATCTCGCGTTCTTTCAACGAAGATGCCGACCGCTTAGCTAAACTATCTCTTTCAATTTCATAA
- the LOC106331972 gene encoding 1-aminocyclopropane-1-carboxylate oxidase homolog 12-like, whose translation MGTSVEFDPYMGRKAFDETKEGVKGLVDAKITEVPRIFHAPKDALTDKKPSVPDLAIPTIDFASVHVDTASREAVVEKVKHAAEKWGFFQVINHGIPLNVLKEIEDGGRRFHEEDPEVKKRYFSRDLANKNFFYNSNFDLYGSSPSVNWRDTFACYIAPDPPTPGELPVTCRDAMFEYSKHVMSLGGLLFELLSEALGLEPDILKSKECLKSLLMLCHYYPPCPQPDLTLGTSKHSDNSFLTILLQDNIGGLQILHQDSWVDVAPLPGALIINIGDFLQLITNGKFISVEHRVLANRQGPRISVASFFSSSKRANSTVYGPMKELVSEENPPKYRDITIKEYTDGYTEKGLDGTSYLMNFRI comes from the exons ATGGGAACCTCGGTCGAATTCGATCCTTATATGGGGCGCAAAGCTTTCGACGAGACGAAAGAAGGAGTAAAAGGGCTGGTCGACGCTAAAATCACTGAAGTCCCTCGTATCTTCCACGCCCCCAAAGATGCCCTGACCGACAAGAAACCCTCTGTTCCAGACCTAGCGATACCTACCATCGACTTTGCAAGCGTCCACGTGGACACAGCGTCACGTGAAGCCGTGGTAGAGAAGGTTAAACACGCGGCGGAGAAGTGGGGATTCTTCCAGGTGATCAATCATGGTATTCCTTTGAACGTTCTTAAAGAGATTGAAGATGGTGGTCGTAGGTTTCATGAGGAAGATCCTGAGGTCAAGAAACGATACTTCTCGCGTGATCTCGCCAACAAAAACTTTTTCTACAATAGTAACTTCGATCTATACGGTTCATCACCATCTGTTAACTGGAGAGATACTTTCGCTTGTTACATAGCTCCAGATCCTCCAACTCCCGGGGAACTCCCAGTGACTTGCAG GGATGCTATGTTCGAATACTCAAAACATGTAATGAGTTTGGGGGGTTTACTCTTTGAGCTTCTCTCAGAAGCACTAGGTTTGGAACCTGATATCCTGAAGAGCAAGGAGTGCTTGAAGAGTTTGCTTATGCTCTGCCATTATTACCCACCTTGTCCACAACCTGACCTAACTTTGGGGACAAGTAAACACTCAGACAACTCCTTCCTCACGATTCTTCTTCAAGACAACATAGGTGGTCTACAAATTCTTCATCAAGACTCTTGGGTTGATGTGGCTCCTCTTCCTGGAGCTCTCATTATCAACATTGGAGATTTCTTGCAG CTGATAACGAACGGTAAGTTTATTAGTGTGGAGCATAGGGTGCTTGCGAATAGACAAGGACCAAGGATTTCAGTTGCAAGTTTTTTTAGCTCAAGTAAACGTGCCAATTCCACAGTCTATGGACCAATGAAGGAGCTTGTATCTGAAGAAAACCCTCCAAAATACAGAGACATAACCATAAAAGAATACACAGATGGATACACTGAGAAAGGACTGGATGGAACATCATATCTCATGAATTTCAGGATATGA
- the LOC106335606 gene encoding 1-aminocyclopropane-1-carboxylate oxidase homolog 12-like isoform X1, which translates to MVTKTSIEFDPYTERKAFDETKEGVKGLVDAKIAEVPRIFHVPQASLTEKKPSVSVSDLEIPIIDFASVHVDTASREAVVEKVKYAAEKWGFFQVINHGAPLNVLEEIQDGVRRFHEEDPEVKKQYFTRDNANKKFVYNSNFDLYSSSPSVNWRDTFTCYLAPDPPSPEELPVTCRDAVFEYSKHVMSLGGLLCELFSEALGLESEILKSKGCLKGLSMLCHYYPPCPQPDLTLGVSKHSDNSFLTVLLQDNIGGLQILHQDSWVDVAPLPGALVINIGDFLQLITNDKFVSLEHRVLANRQGPRISVASFFSSSKHANSTVYGPMKELVSEENPPKYRDITIKEYTEGYFKKGLDGTSHLLNFRI; encoded by the exons ATGGTGACCAAAACATCGATCGAGTTCGATCCTTATACGGAGCGTAAAGCTTTCGATGAGACCAAAGAAGGAGTAAAAGGGCTGGTCGACGCTAAAATCGCCGAAGTCCCTCGTATCTTCCATGTTCCTCAAGCTTCCTTGACCGAAAAGAAACCTTCTGTCTCTGTTTCAGATCTAGAGATCCCTATCATCGACTTTGCAAGCGTCCACGTGGACACAGCGTCACGTGAAGCCGTGGTAGAGAAGGTTAAATACGCGGCGGAGAAGTGGGGATTCTTCCAGGTCATCAACCATGGTGCTCCTTTGAACGTTCTCGAAGAGATTCAAGATGGAGTTCGTAGGTTTCACGAGGAAGATCCTGAGGTCAAGAAACAATACTTCACCCGTGATAACGCCAACAAAAAGTTTGTCTACAATAGTAACTTTGATCTATACAGTTCCTCGCCATCTGTTAACTGGAGAGATACTTTCACTTGTTACTTAGCTCCAGATCCTCCATCTCCCGAGGAACTCCCAGTCACTTGCAG GGATGCTGTGTTCGAATACTCAAAACATGTGATGAGTTTAGGTGGTTTACTCTGCGAACTTTTTTCAGAAGCACTAGGTCTAGAATCTGAGATCCTTAAGAGCAAGGGGTGCTTGAAGGGTTTGTCTATGCTCTGTCATTACTACCCACCTTGTCCACAACCTGACCTAACTTTGGGGGTAAGTAAACACTCAGACAATTCCTTCCTCACGGTTCTTCTTCAAGACAACATCGGTGGTCTACAAATTCTTCATCAAGACTCTTGGGTTGATGTCGCTCCTCTTCCTGGAGCTCTCGTCATCAACATTGGAGATTTCTTGCAG CTGATAACGAACGATAAATTTGTAAGTTTGGAACATAGAGTGCTTGCGAATAGACAAGGACCAAGGATTTCAGTTGCGAGCTTTTTTAGCTCAAGTAAACATGCCAATTCCACAGTTTATGGACCAATGAAAGAGCTTGTGTCTGAAGAAAACCCTCCAAAATACAGAGACATTACCATAAAAGAATACACAGAAGGATACTTTAAGAAGGGTCTGGATGGAACATCACATCTCTTGAATTTCAGGATTTGA
- the LOC106335606 gene encoding 1-aminocyclopropane-1-carboxylate oxidase homolog 12-like isoform X2 — MVTKTSIEFDPYTERKAFDETKEGVKGLVDAKIAEVPRIFHVPQASLTEKKPSVSVSDLEIPIIDFASVHVDTASREAVVEKVKYAAEKWGFFQVINHGAPLNVLEEIQDGVRRFHEEDPEVKKQYFTRDNANKKFVYNSNFDLYSSSPSVNWRDTFTCYLAPDPPSPEELPVTCRDAVFEYSKHVMSLGGLLCELFSEALGLESEILKSKGCLKGLSMLCHYYPPCPQPDLTLGVSKHSDNSFLTVLLQDNIGGLQILHQDSWVDVAPLPGALVINIGDFLQLITNDKFVSANHRVPANREGPRVSIASFFSSSALPNSTLYGPMKELVSEENPPKYKDITIKEYTEGYFEKGLDGTSYLSNIRI, encoded by the exons ATGGTGACCAAAACATCGATCGAGTTCGATCCTTATACGGAGCGTAAAGCTTTCGATGAGACCAAAGAAGGAGTAAAAGGGCTGGTCGACGCTAAAATCGCCGAAGTCCCTCGTATCTTCCATGTTCCTCAAGCTTCCTTGACCGAAAAGAAACCTTCTGTCTCTGTTTCAGATCTAGAGATCCCTATCATCGACTTTGCAAGCGTCCACGTGGACACAGCGTCACGTGAAGCCGTGGTAGAGAAGGTTAAATACGCGGCGGAGAAGTGGGGATTCTTCCAGGTCATCAACCATGGTGCTCCTTTGAACGTTCTCGAAGAGATTCAAGATGGAGTTCGTAGGTTTCACGAGGAAGATCCTGAGGTCAAGAAACAATACTTCACCCGTGATAACGCCAACAAAAAGTTTGTCTACAATAGTAACTTTGATCTATACAGTTCCTCGCCATCTGTTAACTGGAGAGATACTTTCACTTGTTACTTAGCTCCAGATCCTCCATCTCCCGAGGAACTCCCAGTCACTTGCAG GGATGCTGTGTTCGAATACTCAAAACATGTGATGAGTTTAGGTGGTTTACTCTGCGAACTTTTTTCAGAAGCACTAGGTCTAGAATCTGAGATCCTTAAGAGCAAGGGGTGCTTGAAGGGTTTGTCTATGCTCTGTCATTACTACCCACCTTGTCCACAACCTGACCTAACTTTGGGGGTAAGTAAACACTCAGACAATTCCTTCCTCACGGTTCTTCTTCAAGACAACATCGGTGGTCTACAAATTCTTCATCAAGACTCTTGGGTTGATGTCGCTCCTCTTCCTGGAGCTCTCGTCATCAACATTGGAGATTTCTTGCAG CTGATAACGAACGATAAATTTGTGAGCGCCAACCATAGAGTGCCTGCGAACAGAGAAGGGCCAAGGGTTTCAATAGCGAGCTTTTTCAGCTCAAGTGCACTCCCAAATTCAACACTTTATGGACCAATGAAAGAGCTTGTGTCTGAGGAAAACCCTCCAAAATACAAAGACATAACCATTAAAGAATACACAGAAGGATACTTTGAGAAAGGTCTGGATGGAACATCATATCTGTCGAATATTAGGATATGA
- the LOC106335606 gene encoding 1-aminocyclopropane-1-carboxylate oxidase homolog 11-like isoform X3 — MVTKKSVEFDPYIERKAFDETKEGVKGLVDAKITELPRIFHVPQGSLTDKKPSVSDLEIPIIDFASVHVDTASREAVVEKVKHAAEKWGFFQVTNHGIPLNVLKEIEDGSRRFHEEDSEVKKRYFSRDFNKNKFVYNSNFDLYSASPSVNWRDAFSCYMAPDPPPPEDLPVACRDAMIEYTKHVMSLGDLLFELLSEALGLKSETLKSMDCLKSLLMICNYYPPCPQPDLTMGISQHSDNSFLTILLQDNIGGLQILHQDSWVDVSPIPGALVINMGDFLQLITNDKFVSANHRVPANREGPRVSIASFFSSSALPNSTLYGPMKELVSEENPPKYKDITIKEYTEGYFEKGLDGTSYLSNIRI, encoded by the exons ATGGTGACCAAAAAATCTGTTGAATTCGATCCTTATATCGAACGAAAGGCTTTCGATGAGACGAAAGAAGGAGTCAAAGGGCTTGTCGACGCTAAAATCACCGAACTCCCACGTATCTTCCATGTCCCACAAGGTTCCTTGACCGACAAGAAACCCTCTGTTTCAGACCTAGAGATCCCTATCATCGACTTTGCAAGCGTTCACGTCGACACAGCGTCACGTGAAGCCGTGGTAGAGAAGGTCAAACACGCGGCGGAGAAGTGGGGATTCTTCCAG GTGACCAATCATGGTATTCCATTGAACGTTCTTAAAGAGATTGAAGACGGTAGTCGTAGGTTTCACGAGGAAGATTCAGAGGTCAAGAAACGATATTTCTCGCGTGATTTCAACAAGAACAAATTTGTGTACAACAGTAACTTCGATCTATACAGTGCTTCTCCATCTGTTAATTGGAGAGATGCTTTCTCTTGTTACATGGCTCCAGATCCTCCACCTCCTGAGGATCTCCCAGTGGCTTGCAG GGATGCTATGATCGAATACACAAAGCATGTGATGAGTTTAGGTGATTTGCTATTTGAACTTCTTTCAGAAGCACTAGGTTTAAAATCTGAGACCTTGAAGAGCATGGATTGCTTGAAGAGTTTGCTTATGATCTGCAATTATTACCCACCTTGTCCACAGCCTGACCTAACGATGGGGATAAGTCAACACTCTGACAACTCTTTCCTCACCATTCTTCTTCAAGACAACATCGGCGGTCTTCAAATTCTTCATCAAGATTCTTGGGTCGATGTCTCTCCTATTCCAGGAGCTCTTGTCATCAACATGGGAGATTTCTTGCAG CTGATAACGAACGATAAATTTGTGAGCGCCAACCATAGAGTGCCTGCGAACAGAGAAGGGCCAAGGGTTTCAATAGCGAGCTTTTTCAGCTCAAGTGCACTCCCAAATTCAACACTTTATGGACCAATGAAAGAGCTTGTGTCTGAGGAAAACCCTCCAAAATACAAAGACATAACCATTAAAGAATACACAGAAGGATACTTTGAGAAAGGTCTGGATGGAACATCATATCTGTCGAATATTAGGATATGA